One Lycium barbarum isolate Lr01 chromosome 5, ASM1917538v2, whole genome shotgun sequence genomic window carries:
- the LOC132642032 gene encoding ARF guanine-nucleotide exchange factor GNOM produces MGRLRPQSSIKAIEEEPEDCETMSPNKTAIASMINSEVSAVLAVMRRNVRWGGRYVSGDDQLEHSLIQSLKTLRKQIFSWQHSGQTISPALYLLPFLDVIRSDETGAPITGVALSSVFKILTLDILDINAVNIEDAMHSVVDAVTSCRFEVTDPASEEVVLMKILQVLLACMRSKTSVVLSNQHVCTIVNTCFRVVHQAGTKSEVLQRIARHTMHELVRCIFAHLPEVDNTQHSLVRRHGSTKNEVAGIDNEYSFSSKSENGSGPSEYDTPPSGGFTSSASTGLLSGVTEEGMVLGDNGKDSVPYDLHLMTEPYGVPCMVEIFHFLCSLLNVVEHIGMGPRANTMAFDEDVPLFALGLINSAIELGGPAIRSHPRLLSLVQDELFRNLMQFGLSMSPLILSMVCSIVLNLYQHLRTELKLQLEAFFSCVVLRLAQSRFGASYQQQEAAMEALVDFCRQKSFMVEMYANLDCDITCSNIFEELANLLSKSAFPVNSPLSPMHILALDGLIAVIQGMAERIGNGYNNSEYTPINLEEYTPFWMVKCENYSDPEHWVPFARRRKYIKRRLMIGADHFNRDPKKGLEFLQGTHLLPEKLDPQSVACFFRFTAGLDKNLVGDFLGNHDEFCVQVLHEFAGTFDFQDMNLDTALRLFLETFRLPGESQKIARVLEAFSERYYEQSPQILANKDAALLLSYSIIMLNTDQHNVQVKKKMTEEDFIRNNRHINGGNDLPREFLSELYHSICNNEIRTTPEQGAGFAEMNPSRWIDLMHKSKKTSPYIMCDSKAYLDHDMFAIMSGPTIAAISVVFDHAEHEDVYQTCIDGFLAVAKISACHHLEDVLDDLVVSLCKFTTLLNPSLVEEPVLAFGDDAKARKATVTVFTIANKCGDFIRTGWRNILDCILRLHKLGLLPARVASDAADDSEASYDPGHGKPLHNSLSAAHLQSLGTPRRSSGLMGRFSQLLSIDTEEPRSQPTEQQLAAHQRTLQTIQKCQIDTIFTESKFLLADSLLQLARALIWAAGKPQKGSSSPEDEDTAVFCLELLIAITLNNRDRIALLWQGVYEHIAHIVHSTIMPCALIEKAVFGLLRICQRLLPYKENLADELLRSLQLVTKLDARVTDAYCEQITQEVSRLVKANAQHIRSQMGWRTITQLLSITARHPEASEAGFDALRFIMSDGAHLSPANYVLCIDAARSFVESRVGPADRPARAVDLMAGSAACLARWSKDAREAMAEAEALKLSQDIGEMWLRLVQGLRKVCLDQREVRNHALSSLQKCLTGVDEIYLPHGPWLQCFDIVIFTMLDDLMELTLQKDYRNMEETLILALKLLTKVFLQLLHELSQMTTFCKLWLGVLNRMEKYTKVKVRGKKSEKLQELVPELLKNTLVVMKSKGVLVQRSALGGDSLWELTWLHVNNIAPSLQSEVFPDNESGHVESDQTDIGESAYDETGPS; encoded by the exons ATGGGGCGTTTAAGGCCACAATCTAGTATCAAGGCAATTGAAGAGGAACCAGAAGATTGTGAGACAATGTCTCCCAACAAAACTGCTATAGCTTCTATGATTAACTCTGAAGTAAGTGCTGTTTTAGCAGTCATGAGAAGAAACGTGAGGTGGGGTGGTCGTTATGTTTCAGGAGATGATCAGCTAGAGCACTCTCTGATCCAGTCTCTTAAGACATTGCGTAAGCAGATATTTTCGTGGCAGCATTCAGGGCAAACCATCAGTCCGGCCTTATATCTCCTGCCATTTCTGGATGTTATTCGGTCTGATGAAACTGGGGCACCAATCACTGGTGTTGCATTGTCTTCTGTTTTCAAGATCTTGACCCTCGATATTCTTGATATTAATGCTGTCAATATTGAAGATGCAATGCACTCTGTTGTGGATGCTGTGACTAGTTGCAGATTTGAGGTGACAGATCCTGCATCAGAAGAAGTTGTATTGATGAAGATACTTCAAGTTCTTTTGGCATGCATGAGAAGTAAGACATCGGTTGTGTTGAGTAATCAGCACGTTTGCACCATTGTCAACACCTGCTTCAGAGTAGTTCATCAAGCTGGAACTAAAAGTGAGGTCTTGCAGCGGATAGCACGACACACCATGCATGAACTCGTGAGATGTATTTTTGCACACCTTCCAGAAGTTGACAACACACAACATTCCTTAGTTAGACGGCACGGTTCCACCAAAAACGAG GTTGCTGGTATCGATAACGAGTACAGTTTCAGTAGCAAGTCGGAGAATGGGAGTGGGCCCTCTGAATATGATACACCACCTTCTGGAGGTTTCACTTCTTCTGCTTCCACAGGTCTGCTTAGCGGTGTTACAGAAGAAGGCATGGTCCTGGGTGATAACGGGAAGGATAGTGTTCCATATGACCTACATCTAATGACTGAACCGTATGGAGTCCCATGCATGGTTGAGATATTTCACTTCTTGTGCTCTTTGTTGAATGTTGTAGAACATATAGGGATGGGTCCTAGAGCAAATACTATGGCGTTCGATGAAGATGTTCCACTATTTGCCCTTGGTTTGATCAACTCAGCCATTGAATTGGGAGGCCCTGCTATTCGCAGTCACCCCAGATTATTGAGTTTGGTCCAGGACGAATTATTCCGTAATCTAATGCAGTTTGGTTTGTCAATGAGTCCGTTGATTCTTTCAATGGTCTGCAGTATCGTTCTAAATCTGTATCAGCACTTGCGTACTGAACTGAAACTACAGCTTGAGGCTTTCTTTTCCTGTGTGGTCCTGAGACTTGCACAAAGTAGGTTTGGGGCTTCATACCAGCAGCAGGAAGCAGCAATGGAGGCTCTTGTTGACTTTTGCAGGCAAAAGTCCTTCATGGTAGAAATGTATGCAAATTTAGATTGCGATATCACGTGCAGTAACATTTTTGAAGAACTTGCAAATTTATTATCTAAGAGTGCATTCCCGGTGAACTCTCCGTTGTCTCCCATGCACATTCTTGCTTTGGATGGTCTGATTGCTGTTATCCAGGGAATGGCTGAGAGGATAGGCAATGGATACAATAATTCAGAATACACTCCAATAAATCTAGAGGAGTATACTCCATTCTGGATGGTTAAGTGTGAGAACTATAGTGATCCTGAGCATTGGGTACCATTCGCACGTCGACGGAAGTATATCAAGAGAAGGTTAATGATTGGAGCTGATCACTTTAATAGGGACCCAAAGAAAGGTCTAGAGTTTCTTCAAGGAACACATCTATTGCCGGAAAAACTTGAtccccagagtgtggcttgcttTTTCAGGTTCACGGCTGGGTTAGATAAGAATCTCGTTGGGGATTTCCTTGGAAATCATGATGAATTTTGTGTTCAGGTGCTTCATGAGTTTGCTGGAACATTTGATTTCCAAGACATGAACCTAGATACTGCATTGAGGCTGTTTTTAGAAACTTTCCGGCTGCCTGGGGAATCTCAAAAGATAGCACGGGTGCTTGAGGCATTTTCAGAGAGATACTATGAGCAATCTCCGCAGATTCTAGCTAATAAAGATGCTGCTCTGTTGTTATCGTATTCTATAATAATGCTCAACACTGACCAGCACAATGTTCAGGTAAAGAAGAAGATGACAGAGGAGGATTTCATCCGTAACAATCGGCACATTAATGGAGGTAATGATCTTCCTCGTGAATTTCTATCTGAATTGTACCACTCAATCTGCAACAATGAGATCCGGACAACACCAGAACAAGGTGCTGGTTTTGCTGAAATGAACCCAAGCCGTTGGATTGATTTGATGCACAAATCTAAAAAAACTTCTCCATACATCATGTGTGATTCTAAAGCCTACCTGGACCATGATATGTTTGCAATAATGTCGGGCCCTACTATTGCTGCTATCTCTGTGGTGTTTGATCATGCTGAACATGAGGATGTCTACCAAACTTGTATAGATGGTTTCTTGGCTGTTGCAAAGATTTCAGCGTGCCATCATCTTGAAGATGTTTTGGATGATCTAGTAGTATCTCTATGTAAGTTCACAACCCTGTTGAATCCCTCATTGGTGGAGGAACCTGTTTTAGCCTTTGGCGATGATGCAAAAGCAAGAAAGGCAACTGTTACAGTTTTCACTATAGCAAACAAATGTGGTGATTTTATCCGTACTGGCTGGAGAAATATCTTGGACTGCATCTTAAGATTGCACAAGCTTGGCCTTCTTCCTGCTCGTGTAGCCAGTGATGCAGCTGATGACTCAGAGGCATCTTATGATCCAGGACATGGGAAACCCCTCCATAATTCATTGTCTGCTGCTCATTTGCAATCCCTAGGTACTCCCAGAAGATCTTCAGGACTTATGGGCCGATTTAGTCAACTCCTTTCTATAGATACAGAAGAGCCTAGGTCTCAACCTACTGAGCAACAACTTGCGGCTCATCAGCGCACACTGCAGACAATTCAGAAGTGTCAAATTGATACCATCTTCACAGAAAGTAAGTTTCTCCTAGCTGATTCCTTGTTGCAGCTGGCAAGGGCCCTCATATGGGCTGCAGGGAAACCTCAGAAGGGTAGTAGTTCCCCTGAGGATGAAGATACCGCGGTGTTCTGCTTGGAATTGCTGATTGCAATCACTTTGAATAATAGAGATAGAATAGCACTTCTTTGGCAGGGAGTTTATGAACATATTGCTCATATTGTACACTCAACAATAATGCCTTGTGCTCTAATTGAGAAAGCTGTTTTTGGACTACTACGCATCTGTCAAAGGCTGCTTCCTTATAAAGAGAACTTAGCAGATGAACTTCTCAGATCATTACAACTTGTAACCAAGCTTGATGCCCGGGTAACTGATGCATACTGCGAACAAATTACGCAGGAAGTTAGTCGGCTGGTTAAAGCAAATGCTCAACATATCCGATCTCAAATGGGATGGCGAACTATCACTCAGTTACTTTCTATAACAGCTAGACATCCAGAAGCCTCGGAAGCAGGATTTGATGCCCTACGTTTCATCATGTCTGATGGAGCCCATTTGTCTCCAGCTAATTATGTTCTTTGCATCGATGCAGCAAGAAGTTTTGTAGAGTCTCGTGTTGGACCAGCTGATAGACCTGCTCGTGCGGTGGATCTTATGGCAGGTTCTGCTGCTTGTTTAGCACGTTGGTCCAAAGATGCCAGGGAAGCTATGGCGGAGGCAGAAGCTTTGAAGCTGTCTCAGgatataggggaaatgtggcTGAGGCTTGTACAGGGTCTGAGGAAAGTTTGTCTGGATCAGAGAGAAGTTAGGAATCATGCTCTTTCATCCCTACAAAAGTGCTTGACAGGAGTAGATGAAATTTACCTTCCACATGGTCCCTGGTTGCAGTGCTTTGATATTGTCATTTTCACAATGCTGGACGACTTGATGGAGCTCACATTACAGAAAGATTATCGAAACATGGAAGAGACACTTATTCTTGCCTTGAAGCTGTTAACGAAGGTGTTTTTACAGTTGCTTCACGAGTTATCTCAAATGACCACCTTCTGTAAACTCTGGCTTGGAGTTCTCAACCGGATGGAGAAATACACGAAGGTGAAGGTCAGAGGTAAGAAAAGTGAAAAGCTTCAGGAGCTAGTCCCTGAACTTCTTAAGAATACCTTGGTTGTAATGAAATCTAAGGGGGTACTTGTTCAGAGGAGTGCTCTCGGTGGAGATAGCTTGTGGGAACTGACATGGTTGCATGTGAATAACATCGCTCCTTCTCTGCAATCTGAGGTATTCCCTGATAACGAGTCTGGACATGTAGAGTCTGACCAAACAGACATAGGTGAAAGTGCATATGATGAAACTGGTCCAAGTTGA
- the LOC132642034 gene encoding vesicle transport v-SNARE 12-like, with translation MSEVFEGYERQYCELSVNLSRKCTSAAVLPDEEPKKQQTSELKAGLDDADVLIRKMDLEARSLQPSLKATLLAKLREYKSDLNKLKKEVNKLALTGANQAAHDLESGGMDPHAASANQRERLAMSTERLDQSSDRLRESRRIALETEDLGVSILGDLHQQRETLLHSHTKLHGVDDAIDKSKKILTSMSRRISRNKWIMGSVIGALILAIIIILYFKLFR, from the exons ATGAGTGAAGTATTTGAGGGATATGAGAGGCAATACTGTGAACTTTCTGTCAATTTGTCTCGGAAATGCACTTCTGCTGCTGTTTTGCCTGATGAAG AGCCAAAAAAGCAACAGACTTCTGAACTTAAAGCGGGATTGGATGATGCAGATGTGTTG ATACGAAAAATGGATCTTGAGGCCAGAAGTTTGCAACCAAGTTTAAAAGCAACGCTACTTGCTAAGCTGAGGGAATACAAATCAGACCTGAATAAATTGAAGAAAGAAGTGAATAAACTAGCCTTGACTGGTGCTAATCAAGCTGCCCATGATTTAGAGTCTGGAGGGATGGATCCACATGCA GCTTCTGCAAATCAAAGGGAACGTTTAGCAATGTCAACAGAGAGGCTAGATCAGTCAAGTGACAGACTCAGGGAGAGCCGGAGGATTGCTTTGGAGACTGAAGACCTTGGTGTCTCAATTCTCGGTGACTTGCACCAACAACGTGAAACACTGCTACATTCACATACGAAG CTTCATGGTGTAGATGATGCCATTGACAAGAGCAAGAAGATCTTGACTTCTATGTCTAGAAGAATTAGCCGAAACAAGTGGATTATGGGCTCTGTGATTGGAGCCCTTATCCTCGCAATCATTATCATCCTCTATTTCAAGCTTTTCCGTTGA